The genomic segment ACTGCCGGCATTGTCTGCATTTTTTCGGGTCATTGCAGTTACTTCTTCTAGAGAAGATGATGTTTCCTCAATAGAAGCAGCCTGATCTGCTGTGCCTTCAGATACTGTTTTTCCTGACATGGCAATCTGCTGTGCAGCAAGATTTACCTTTTCAGATACTGCTGTTAGATCATCAGTTAAAATATCAAGAGGTTTAATAACAATCTTTTTAATTAAAAGGGTTATCCCAAAACCAAACAATAATAAACCTGCCAGGGCTATGATACCCATATAAATTTTTAACAGGCCTATATCTTGAAATACCTCATTCATTGGAGCAGTAATAATTATAATCCATCCCTGTCTTTTATATTCATTAAATGCACAGAATTTGGGTATGCCTTTCCATTTATAAACTACAAAACCTTTTCTTTGTTCCAGCATGAATTGTCCAAAATTATCCCTGCTTATATCAGCACCAATAGTAGGCCGGTCAGGATGAGCAACACAAATCCCTTTATTGTCTATAATATAAGCATATCCTGAATTGGAGATTTTAACAGGATCAATAATGGTCTGCATAAATGTTTCCATTTTAACTGCAATAAAGAAAATTCCTTTTTCTCCTTTTCTGCCTGATACAGGAATAGATATTATAAATACAGTATCTTCGTTTGCCCTGCTTTGAATTATGCCTGATACAAAGGGTCTGCCATTAATGGATTCCTGAAAATAATCACGGTCGGTAATATTGATTTTGCCTATTATGTTTTTTTCTGAACCTGCAATTATCTCTCCATCAGCATTAACAAGTGCAATAACATGAATAACAGGATACATTTTACTTAATTCATGGAGTCTTTTGCTGAGTCTTTCCCAGGCAGGCGGGTCATTATCTGTACCCAGATTATCTTCCTCTAATGCTTCTGCAATTCTTTTATCCTGGGACATGAGCCTGAGGTCAGACAATATATTTGTAACCCAGTCATTAATTCTGTCAGTCAGTGCAATAACCCGTACCTTCATTTCCTCATTAATCTGATGTTCAAGGGCTTTTTTTGACATAATATATGAAGTAGAACTTAAAATAATAACAATAACAGCAACAAGTGAGATTGTTGGTATAAGAATTTTCCATAACAAGTTTAATCTATTTTTTTTCAAAACTTTTCCTTATCTGTGAGCTGGCTGTAATTCAACCAGCAGTTGTACATTTTGTTAATAAACCTCAAATTCAGAATCAAGTTTATCCTTTACTGCCTGTTTTTTTGACAGTTCAATGGAATATCCTTTATTTTCTTTAAAAGGTTTTTGTTCATTTTTTTCTTTGCTCATACTGGTTTTTTCAGGATTTTCCTGCTTTTCAGGAACCCTGTCTTTTTTAATTCTCTTAAAACCCTGATCCCTGGTATCCTGGTCATGACGCGGGGAATAAAAACCTGAATATCCTGACTCTCTCTCTATCTTAAAAAAGCTTATTGCCCTTTGAAGTTCTTCTGCCTGGGCGGTCATTTCTTCTGCTGTTGCTGACATCTCCTCTGCTGAAGCTGCAGTTTCACCTGAAATACTTGCATTTTGCTGTGCTACACTGTCTAACTGCAAAATTGCTTCATTAATCTGGGCAGCTCCTGTGTCTTGTTCATTACAGGCTGCACTTATTTCCCTGACCAGTTCAGCAGTCTTTTTTATATCAGGCACAATTTTTTTCAGCATTTCTCCTGCATTTTCTGCAACAGACACACTTATAGAAGACAATTTATTAATCTCAACTGCTGCAAGCTGGCTGCGTTCTGCCAGTTTGCGGACTTCAGAAGCTACCACAGCAAAACCTTTTCCATGCTGTCCTGCCCTTGCAGCTTCAACTGCTGCATTTAATGCCAGCAGATCTGTCTGGCGTGCAATTTCTTCAATAATTGAAATCTTTTCTGCAATCTGTTTCATGGCAGCAACTGTTTCACCAACAGCTATTCCTCCTTTTTGTGCATCTTCAGCAGACTGCATTGCAAGCTTTTCGGTCTGCAGTGCATTGTCAGCATTTTGACGTATATTTGCAGCCATCTGCTCCATTGATGCTGAAACCTGTTCTGTTGAAGAAGACTGTTCCGAGGTTCCCTGGGACATTTCTTCGGAACCTGCACTCATCTGCTGGCTGACCGAGGATAATTGTTCAGCAGAGGCAGTAACATTTCTTGCCCCGGTCTCAACTCCCTGTACAATTTCCCGGATTCTTGCAATCATCTCTTTAAGTGCATCAGAAAGCATCCCAACCTCATCTTTTTGATCTACATCAATTTCAGCAGTAAGATCACCTTTGGCAACCAGCTTTGCAAATTCAACACCTTTAACCAGGGGGGATGCAATCCCTTTTGCAATAAAGAATGCAAATATTATTATAAGAGCTGCAGCCAGGAATCCGATTTTTAATACTGATAATACCAGTTCCCTTACTGGTTCTTTTACTTCATTTTCATCAATCTCAGCAATAAGAACCCAGGTTATGCCTTCAATGTTTAAAGGGCTGAAAGAAGACAGGACAGGACTGCCGTTATAATCATTTATAATCCTGCTGCCTGTTTTGCCTGCAAGAGCTTCATTGACTGCATCTGTATCAACACTGCCCCTTGAGGGATTGGCAAAAGACGCTTTTACAGAATGGTTTAAATGATCAAGAAAAGAATCAGAACGCATAAGTTTGTCGGGACCTACAAGATATGTTTCCCCTGATTTTCCCATGCCGGTTCTTTCCTGCATAATAGTATTAATAGAATCAATGGAAATCTGGAGAGCAACAACAACCTCAATATTTCCCCTGTTTACCAGGGGCTGGGCAATAAATGCAGCAGGTTCATTATTGCTGGGTGCATAAGGTTCAAAATCTGCTATTGCAAATTGTTTTGTATTCAAGACCTGGCGTATAAGTTTGCTCATGTTTGAATTTGAATATTTTCCATGAATTATATTGGTTTT from the Desulfonema limicola genome contains:
- a CDS encoding methyl-accepting chemotaxis protein, giving the protein MKKNRLNLLWKILIPTISLVAVIVIILSSTSYIMSKKALEHQINEEMKVRVIALTDRINDWVTNILSDLRLMSQDKRIAEALEEDNLGTDNDPPAWERLSKRLHELSKMYPVIHVIALVNADGEIIAGSEKNIIGKINITDRDYFQESINGRPFVSGIIQSRANEDTVFIISIPVSGRKGEKGIFFIAVKMETFMQTIIDPVKISNSGYAYIIDNKGICVAHPDRPTIGADISRDNFGQFMLEQRKGFVVYKWKGIPKFCAFNEYKRQGWIIIITAPMNEVFQDIGLLKIYMGIIALAGLLLFGFGITLLIKKIVIKPLDILTDDLTAVSEKVNLAAQQIAMSGKTVSEGTADQAASIEETSSSLEEVTAMTRKNADNAGSAKKLAQKSMQSFKSANQAMTLLTSSMQDIAQSSSETQKIIKSIDEIAFQTNLLALNAAVEAARAGESGAGFAVVAGEVRSLAMKAAKASGNTSNLIEETVKKIKAGSHSLKQANQAFESASEYAEKVSGLIDEISSGSMEQAQGISQINNAAADMDKVVQQNAAIAEESASGSQEMSSQAEKLRNMIVQLKTIMG
- a CDS encoding methyl-accepting chemotaxis protein; protein product: MIKLKDIKMKSKLITAFLLVGLIPLAIAGWWNGRLAANALMTKSYAQLEAVRGIKTAQIERYFNERRGDMGVLAETVAALRKDAFDKLQAVQKIKKSQLTDYFDSMKFQLHTLKGDPYIMNALTDFYQAFEAAGDSANTPEWNALAKTYDPRIRSIMKDTGWDDIFLIHTNGAIVYTVSKKSDLGMIIPESELREQGIGKAFHEARNMSSNEIAFADTIPYSPSGGSPVSFMMAQIRDKDRDLKGYIAFQVPLSKINQILLQREGMGKTGESYLVGQDFLMRSDSYLDKEGHSVAGSFKNNVKIETEAVNQALSGKEGQKVIIDYNGNPVLSSWDFINLGNNVRWAMISEIDVAEAYCPVDDSGNEFFARYQELYGYYDLFLINPDGYIFYSVKKEPDYKTNIIHGKYSNSNMSKLIRQVLNTKQFAIADFEPYAPSNNEPAAFIAQPLVNRGNIEVVVALQISIDSINTIMQERTGMGKSGETYLVGPDKLMRSDSFLDHLNHSVKASFANPSRGSVDTDAVNEALAGKTGSRIINDYNGSPVLSSFSPLNIEGITWVLIAEIDENEVKEPVRELVLSVLKIGFLAAALIIIFAFFIAKGIASPLVKGVEFAKLVAKGDLTAEIDVDQKDEVGMLSDALKEMIARIREIVQGVETGARNVTASAEQLSSVSQQMSAGSEEMSQGTSEQSSSTEQVSASMEQMAANIRQNADNALQTEKLAMQSAEDAQKGGIAVGETVAAMKQIAEKISIIEEIARQTDLLALNAAVEAARAGQHGKGFAVVASEVRKLAERSQLAAVEINKLSSISVSVAENAGEMLKKIVPDIKKTAELVREISAACNEQDTGAAQINEAILQLDSVAQQNASISGETAASAEEMSATAEEMTAQAEELQRAISFFKIERESGYSGFYSPRHDQDTRDQGFKRIKKDRVPEKQENPEKTSMSKEKNEQKPFKENKGYSIELSKKQAVKDKLDSEFEVY